A genome region from Erigeron canadensis isolate Cc75 chromosome 3, C_canadensis_v1, whole genome shotgun sequence includes the following:
- the LOC122590836 gene encoding uncharacterized protein LOC122590836, translated as MRSKTVAKQEDNRRTLIKRFLATLSPGGEEVVALRWSLCQYSRVIKIWKCIALSCAIPSYALAHMQHLQELRISYCKSMKDVFEIKRRVVVNDVRTGEGSGDNNNNNNNNNNNNNNSGGGVVSSSLTLTNTTTTSIRILPDLRNLRMVYIFNCPQLRDVFPFSTLQSLTKLQHLEIRSCPGIRVIVKEHEEEEDENHTTSSSSSSDVFRSLKSIKLHSLPNLEGFFLGTNDFRWPVLDRVVILKCPKMRMFTEGHSNTPMLKYVESDMGENSVEWGKINNLFHHPPPTTTAAFLQQQQEEVEKVPYDPSLDGSTTSLPPISPRTRMPWFYNHLINVHVSGRWNRRFIIGHNELQHLRKIEKIEISWCSGEGGVFKTFEMSSGLNQQTHSVLEVREMEFYYLSDIKCLWKTKQWTVLKFPNLTRLSIHTCYSLKHKRERGGVSLSKIANPSLPLESQGLLLRDGDYSLAIIRYPQNKRLSKNNNFYQWTIYYSKASVDRYKFWVV; from the exons CCTGGAGGAGAAGAAGTTGTTGCTCTTCGGTGGTCTTTGTGTCAATACTCCAGAGTTATAAAGATATGGAAATGCATTGCGCTCTCATGTGCGATTCCATCCTATGCATTAGCCCATATGCAACATCTCCAAGAATTGAGAATATCTTACTGTAAATCAATGAAAGATGTGTTCGAAATAAAAAGGAGGGTGGTGGTTAATGATGTCAGAACAGGGGAAGGAAGTGgcgataataataataataataataataataataataataataataatagtggtGGTGGAGTCGTATCATCATCGTTAACATTAACaaatactactactactagtaTTAGGATTCTTCCTGATTTGCGTAATCTAAGGATGGTGTATATCTTTAATTGTCCCCAATTGAGAGATGTATTCCCTTTTTCCACTCTTCAAAGCCTCACCAAACTCCAACATTTAGAAATAAGATCGTGTCCTGGTATCCGAGTGATTGTCAaggagcatgaggaagaagaagatgaaaaccACACcacatcctcatcatcatcttctgatGTATTCCGGTCCCTCAAGTCTATCAAATTACATAGTCTACCTAATCTTGAGGGTTTTTTCTTGGGTACGAATGACTTTCGATGGCCTGTATTGGATAGAGTTGTGATACTGAAATGCCCAAAAATGAGAATGTTTACAGAAGGTCACTCGAATACTCCGATGCTCAAATACGTGGAATCAGACATGGGAGAAAATAGTGTGGAATGGGGCAAAATCAACAACTTGTTCCATCATCCTCCTCCTACAACTACTGCTGCCTTCttgcaacaacaacaagaagaagtagag AAGGTTCCATATGATCCAAGTTTGGATGGTTCAACCACCTCACTCCCCCCTATTTCACCAAGAACGAGGATGCCCTGGTTCtacaatcacttgatcaatgtTCATGTAAGTGGAAGATGGAATCGGAGATTTATAATTGGACACAATGAGTTGCAGCATCTTCGGAAGATTGAAAAGATAGAAATATCATGGTGTTCAGGGGAGGGGGGGGTATTCAAAACATTCGAAATGAGCAGTGGTTTGAACCAGCAAACACATTCTGTTCTGGAAGTAAGAGAGATGGAATTCTATTACTTGTCTGATATCAAGTGTTTATGGAAGACCAAACAGTGGACAGTATTGAAGTTTCCAAACCTAACTAGGCTGTCTATCCATACTTGTTATAGTTTAAAGCAT AAGAGAGAACGAGGTGGAGTTTCCTTGTCTAAGATCGCTAACCCTTCGCTACCTTTGGAGTCTCAAGGGCTTTTGCTTAGGGATGGAGACTATTCATTGGCCATCATTAGATACCCTCAAAATAAGAGATTGTCCAAAAATAACAACTTTTACCAATGGACAATCTACTACTCCAAAGCTTCGGTTGATAGATACAAGTTTTGGGTTGTGTGA